A stretch of the Thermofilum adornatum genome encodes the following:
- the gatE gene encoding Glu-tRNA(Gln) amidotransferase subunit GatE, with product MQGVKIKCGLEIHQMLDTAEKLFCSCPTRLTQDPPHFVFTRRLRLAKSEIGEIDPAALFEYEKGLAYRYECHRDNVCLVEMDEEPPHNMNSEALELALKFSLMIGASIVDEVHVMRKIVIDGSNVSGFQRTSLISLGGSIDVNGKKIGIQTVCLEEDAARKTEEKHEGYVSYRLDRLGIPLIEVATAPDIESPEEAREVALRIGLLLRALGKVKRGLGTIRQDLNISVEGGARIEIKGVQYLDLIPKIVELEIQRQLSLLDIRDELKRRNVKEEDLVFEPVDVTDILRSSQSKVVKKALDSGGVALALKLKGFGGLLGREIQPGRRLGTELADRARYWGGVGGLFHSDELPGYGITKDEVEKIKTRLGVEANDAFILIVDSREKVMRALKAAYERAKEALEGVPEETRAANLDGTTKFMRPRPGSARMYPETDIRPIRITPENLEELRKNLPEPPEKTLERLMKEYSLPKDMAFQLFSQQQIYFFEEAVKTTGLAPQLIATTLTNTIVSLRRDNIPVENLTEEHLLATFKAVADGKIAKEAIPVVLTEFAKNPDASLEEVLKRAGLERLTIEELREIVRKVIQENREDVSQKGEKSFGKLMGIVMERVRGRIDGAVVAQVLREELKKAISS from the coding sequence ATGCAAGGCGTGAAGATAAAATGTGGGTTAGAGATACACCAGATGCTAGACACGGCTGAAAAGCTTTTCTGCTCTTGTCCAACGAGGCTGACCCAGGATCCGCCTCATTTTGTGTTTACGAGGAGGCTCAGGCTCGCTAAGAGTGAAATTGGAGAAATAGACCCAGCGGCCTTGTTTGAATACGAGAAGGGGCTTGCCTATAGATATGAGTGTCACAGGGATAACGTGTGTCTAGTAGAGATGGACGAGGAGCCTCCCCACAACATGAACAGTGAGGCACTTGAGCTGGCGCTGAAATTCTCTTTAATGATTGGAGCTAGCATCGTAGATGAAGTACACGTTATGAGGAAAATAGTTATCGACGGCTCGAATGTCTCGGGTTTCCAGAGAACGTCCCTGATAAGCCTAGGTGGGTCTATTGATGTTAATGGAAAGAAGATTGGTATTCAGACTGTTTGCTTGGAAGAGGATGCGGCCAGGAAAACCGAGGAGAAACATGAGGGGTATGTTAGCTACAGATTGGATCGTCTAGGTATCCCTCTCATAGAAGTGGCCACGGCTCCAGACATAGAGTCTCCAGAAGAGGCACGGGAAGTCGCGCTACGTATAGGATTACTGTTGAGGGCTTTGGGGAAGGTTAAGCGGGGTCTAGGAACGATTAGGCAGGATCTCAACATCTCTGTGGAGGGAGGTGCAAGGATAGAAATTAAAGGTGTACAATACCTAGACCTCATACCTAAAATAGTTGAATTGGAAATTCAAAGGCAACTATCGTTGCTCGATATAAGAGATGAGCTCAAAAGAAGAAATGTCAAAGAAGAAGACCTCGTCTTTGAGCCTGTCGACGTCACAGATATACTAAGAAGTTCACAGTCAAAAGTAGTAAAGAAGGCTCTCGATTCTGGAGGCGTAGCTTTGGCCCTTAAACTTAAGGGGTTTGGAGGTTTACTGGGCAGAGAAATCCAGCCAGGACGCAGGCTTGGAACAGAACTAGCCGACAGGGCTAGATATTGGGGCGGAGTTGGGGGACTATTTCACAGCGATGAGCTACCAGGATACGGGATAACCAAGGACGAAGTTGAAAAAATAAAGACCAGGCTAGGAGTCGAGGCGAATGACGCCTTTATACTAATTGTGGATTCACGCGAAAAAGTAATGAGGGCATTAAAAGCTGCATATGAGAGGGCAAAAGAGGCATTAGAAGGTGTCCCAGAGGAAACACGTGCGGCGAATCTTGATGGAACCACAAAGTTTATGCGTCCACGGCCTGGAAGCGCTAGAATGTATCCAGAGACAGACATACGACCAATCAGGATAACTCCAGAAAACCTAGAAGAGTTGAGGAAAAACCTGCCAGAGCCCCCAGAAAAGACACTTGAAAGATTAATGAAAGAATATAGCTTGCCAAAAGATATGGCGTTCCAGCTTTTCAGCCAGCAACAAATATACTTTTTCGAAGAAGCTGTTAAGACAACTGGCCTGGCACCGCAGCTCATAGCTACAACATTGACGAACACCATTGTAAGTCTCCGGCGAGACAATATACCAGTAGAAAACCTAACAGAAGAACACTTACTCGCCACATTTAAGGCTGTAGCAGATGGTAAAATAGCAAAAGAGGCAATACCAGTTGTTTTAACGGAATTTGCAAAGAATCCTGATGCATCTCTCGAAGAAGTTTTAAAAAGAGCTGGGCTAGAAAGGCTTACTATTGAAGAGCTAAGAGAAATAGTCAGGAAAGTAATCCAGGAGAACAGAGAAGACGTTTCGCAAAAAGGAGAAAAAAGCTTTGGAAAACTGATGGGAATAGTGATGGAAAGAGTTAGAGGCCGAATAGACGGAGCAGTGGTAGCGCAGGTTCTCCGAGAAGAACTTAAGAAGGCTATCTCTTCTTAG
- the gatD gene encoding Glu-tRNA(Gln) amidotransferase subunit GatD: MEALSGYGPKVKELLSSVGASTFDRVKLSLTNGQTLEGLVMPRPSFGDPDVIVVKLDNGYNIGISAERISSITLVEKFSGKAQPTSKEALYPSGETPRGERVHFLSTGGTIASRVDYVTGAVYPYFTAEELYSMIPELREIANITTKTVYSIFSENMTPRHWSQLAQEIEKVLRDEPDVRGIVVAHGTDTLHYTAAAMAFAIQKAPGPVVFVGAQRSSDRPSSDAALNAIGATIAAIKAPFAESVIAMHATTSDDLILVHRGVRARKMHTSRRDAFMSINAVPLAEINPYTRELKLKTDKYKGREKAVEAYPRFSDKVALVKFYPGMTPDIFSFFSERGYKALVIEGTGLGHINEGLIGAVRDIVQQGVFVAMTSQCLWGRVNLNVYRTGVELLKAGVVPAEDMTPETAYVKLSWIFGQTDDLDEAKRLFQTNIAFEFDKRTGFEYYPGAYRG; this comes from the coding sequence ATGGAAGCTCTGAGTGGCTATGGTCCTAAGGTTAAAGAACTCTTATCAAGTGTAGGCGCGTCTACTTTTGACCGCGTAAAACTGTCTCTTACAAACGGGCAGACCCTCGAAGGACTAGTGATGCCTCGCCCCTCCTTCGGAGACCCAGATGTGATTGTTGTAAAGCTTGATAATGGCTATAATATTGGGATTTCTGCTGAGAGAATATCTTCCATTACGTTGGTAGAGAAATTTAGCGGCAAGGCTCAGCCAACATCAAAAGAGGCCTTATATCCTAGCGGAGAAACTCCACGCGGGGAAAGAGTGCACTTTCTTAGTACGGGTGGAACAATCGCTTCTAGGGTTGACTATGTTACAGGAGCAGTCTACCCGTATTTTACCGCAGAAGAGCTCTACTCAATGATACCTGAACTTAGGGAGATAGCAAATATCACTACGAAGACGGTCTATAGCATCTTCAGCGAGAACATGACTCCGCGTCACTGGAGCCAGCTTGCCCAAGAAATCGAAAAAGTGCTCAGAGATGAGCCCGACGTAAGGGGAATAGTTGTAGCACATGGCACCGATACTCTACACTATACTGCAGCCGCAATGGCATTCGCTATACAAAAGGCTCCGGGCCCAGTAGTCTTTGTTGGAGCACAGAGGTCTTCAGACAGGCCTTCCAGTGATGCGGCTCTCAACGCAATTGGAGCAACAATAGCCGCAATCAAAGCTCCTTTTGCGGAATCCGTCATAGCGATGCATGCAACTACAAGCGACGACTTAATTCTTGTACACAGGGGTGTGAGGGCCCGTAAGATGCATACAAGCAGACGTGATGCTTTTATGAGTATCAATGCAGTTCCTCTTGCAGAGATTAATCCATACACGAGAGAGCTAAAGCTCAAGACTGACAAGTACAAGGGAAGAGAAAAAGCTGTAGAAGCCTATCCCAGATTCAGCGACAAGGTCGCGTTAGTCAAGTTCTATCCAGGTATGACTCCTGACATTTTTAGTTTCTTCTCTGAGAGGGGCTATAAAGCCCTAGTTATTGAAGGCACAGGTCTGGGACACATAAATGAAGGGCTTATAGGTGCCGTTAGAGACATTGTACAGCAAGGTGTATTTGTTGCAATGACCTCCCAGTGCTTATGGGGGCGGGTTAACCTGAACGTTTATCGAACTGGTGTTGAGTTGTTGAAGGCGGGCGTCGTGCCAGCCGAGGACATGACCCCTGAAACAGCATATGTCAAGCTTAGCTGGATTTTTGGGCAGACGGACGACTTAGACGAGGCAAAGAGGCTTTTCCAGACAAATATTGCTTTTGAGTTTGACAAGAGGACCGGGTTTGAATATTATCCTGGAGCCTATCGCGGGTGA
- a CDS encoding 30S ribosomal protein S30e, with amino-acid sequence MPSHGSLTKAGKVRNATPKIPPKPKKNLIPRRRNYRNYKRRILYAQSANQ; translated from the coding sequence ATGCCGTCCCACGGAAGCTTGACTAAGGCTGGTAAAGTTAGAAATGCAACTCCAAAGATTCCACCGAAACCCAAGAAGAACCTCATTCCAAGAAGAAGGAACTACAGGAACTATAAAAGAAGGATACTTTACGCACAGTCTGCAAATCAATAA
- a CDS encoding ribonuclease III family protein — protein sequence MSLVGSPANFKKILSNKKLALLGDAIVNFIASAALSLQKGATGIKVSGKILQSVYSLSILATLDIEGIDKGEAVEAFLAYAWLNNMFTCEDGVKVVYGSLKKGKNLDEALAGLIDKVFKEHLT from the coding sequence ATGAGTCTTGTAGGTTCCCCCGCGAACTTCAAAAAGATACTTTCAAACAAGAAGCTAGCTCTTCTTGGCGACGCAATTGTTAACTTTATAGCTTCAGCGGCACTATCACTGCAGAAGGGTGCAACTGGGATAAAAGTTTCGGGAAAGATCCTCCAAAGTGTCTATAGCTTGTCTATCCTTGCGACGTTAGACATAGAGGGGATTGATAAGGGCGAAGCCGTGGAAGCTTTTCTAGCTTATGCATGGCTAAACAACATGTTCACGTGCGAGGATGGGGTAAAAGTTGTATACGGATCACTTAAAAAGGGGAAAAACTTAGACGAAGCTCTCGCTGGGTTAATCGATAAAGTATTCAAAGAACATTTGACCTGA
- a CDS encoding RpoL/Rpb11 RNA polymerase subunit family protein, producing MSATQKTAIYVEKYTQNFLELKIEGEGHTLLNLIVDELNSIPNVEAAYRVEHPLLKTARLMIRTSGSKSPLDAFREATENIKNKLEELKKQVAQHK from the coding sequence GTGAGTGCTACCCAAAAAACAGCAATATATGTAGAGAAATATACGCAGAATTTCCTTGAACTAAAAATTGAGGGAGAAGGTCACACACTCCTAAATCTTATCGTAGACGAGTTAAACAGCATACCAAATGTCGAAGCAGCATATAGGGTTGAACATCCTTTGCTGAAGACTGCACGACTAATGATTAGGACCAGTGGGTCCAAGTCTCCTCTTGACGCTTTTCGAGAAGCAACAGAAAATATAAAGAACAAGCTCGAGGAACTAAAGAAGCAGGTAGCCCAGCATAAATGA
- a CDS encoding SAM-dependent methyltransferase produces the protein MSTIVPYVPSPYEVIKKALEIAGLKRGELFLDPGCGDGRSLIIAARDFGARAVGIEIRKDLLERAYKNVIEAGVSDNVLIVNGSFFDVAFPPADVVFLYLLTSVNEKLKPKLKKELKPETRIVSHDFQITGWKPVKILEVNEGGRSHTIYYYIVGESSREEEKQSVKI, from the coding sequence ATGTCAACTATCGTCCCCTATGTTCCGAGCCCCTATGAGGTCATAAAGAAAGCATTGGAGATCGCTGGTCTAAAGCGTGGCGAGCTCTTTTTGGACCCTGGATGTGGAGATGGGCGTTCCCTCATAATTGCTGCAAGAGATTTTGGGGCAAGAGCTGTGGGTATAGAGATTAGGAAAGACCTGCTTGAACGCGCCTACAAAAATGTTATTGAAGCGGGGGTATCCGATAACGTACTAATCGTGAATGGGAGTTTTTTTGATGTGGCTTTTCCTCCAGCAGACGTAGTTTTCCTATATCTTCTGACAAGTGTAAACGAGAAACTAAAACCGAAACTGAAAAAGGAGCTAAAACCCGAGACAAGAATAGTGTCACACGATTTCCAGATAACGGGATGGAAGCCTGTAAAAATACTAGAGGTAAATGAGGGTGGAAGGTCACACACAATCTACTACTATATTGTCGGTGAGAGTTCACGCGAGGAAGAAAAACAATCAGTAAAGATATAA
- a CDS encoding Lrp/AsnC ligand binding domain-containing protein: MIHTSLTEKQIELIKHLFKKSKPMRVFTVTDTQLKISQDIGISRQALNIHLRKLKELGYIRTGRGFIDLTENVLPIIGKQRGDAFIFVKLDPPKRLPAYEAIKELPVDKIYRVTGDIDVILQVSQPMLDEVLDKINTIDGVRETKTYVVIETLK; this comes from the coding sequence GTGATTCATACGAGCCTGACAGAAAAACAAATCGAACTGATAAAGCATCTCTTCAAGAAAAGCAAGCCAATGAGAGTATTCACAGTCACTGACACACAGTTAAAAATCTCACAGGACATTGGAATATCCCGCCAAGCGCTAAATATACATTTAAGGAAACTGAAGGAGCTAGGCTACATACGAACAGGAAGAGGATTCATAGACCTAACAGAAAACGTGTTGCCAATCATAGGCAAACAGAGGGGAGACGCTTTCATCTTTGTAAAGCTCGATCCACCCAAAAGGCTACCAGCATACGAGGCCATCAAAGAACTACCAGTCGACAAAATCTACAGAGTAACAGGCGACATAGACGTCATTTTACAAGTGTCACAGCCTATGCTGGACGAAGTTCTAGACAAAATCAATACGATCGACGGCGTAAGAGAAACAAAAACCTACGTGGTTATCGAGACATTAAAGTAG
- a CDS encoding RIO1 family regulatory kinase/ATPase: MYTINELSTVLCYPSRELTCAIRRCVELGLLGIRTLCLGGGSEVYGKRIVGKGTTALVVKGFLRGEPVAVKIRRTDANRFSLLHEAKILEKIKGTNIGPELLASSRNFLVWRFIEGLDFADWLQGINSREELQETFHKILYKLYLLDTIGIAHNELSRPFNHVIIDPWKREPYIIDFESASVSSRRSNLAQFMGYFLGEWSHLPEKLSKNLMLDSSKIQKIRFLLREYKNEREMRLVEEINEILFS, encoded by the coding sequence GTGTATACAATAAACGAGCTCAGCACTGTCCTGTGCTACCCTTCCAGAGAACTTACATGTGCTATAAGACGATGCGTAGAGCTAGGCTTGCTGGGAATACGAACCCTTTGCCTCGGAGGGGGAAGTGAAGTCTATGGAAAAAGAATAGTTGGGAAAGGGACAACGGCTCTCGTTGTTAAAGGCTTTCTTAGGGGCGAACCTGTGGCCGTAAAAATTAGGAGAACAGATGCTAATCGGTTCTCACTTCTGCACGAGGCCAAGATTCTAGAAAAAATCAAGGGAACAAACATTGGGCCTGAATTGTTAGCGTCATCCAGAAACTTCTTGGTATGGAGATTTATAGAGGGGCTTGACTTTGCCGACTGGTTGCAAGGTATAAATTCCCGAGAAGAATTACAAGAGACATTCCATAAGATTCTCTATAAGCTTTACCTCTTAGACACTATTGGCATAGCTCATAACGAACTGTCGAGACCATTTAACCATGTAATTATAGATCCGTGGAAGAGGGAGCCCTACATTATAGATTTTGAATCTGCCTCTGTTTCTTCTAGGAGATCAAACCTTGCGCAATTCATGGGATATTTTCTAGGCGAGTGGTCCCATTTACCAGAAAAGCTCTCGAAGAATCTAATGCTAGACTCCAGCAAGATCCAGAAAATCAGGTTTCTGCTTAGGGAATACAAAAATGAAAGAGAAATGAGACTGGTTGAAGAGATAAATGAAATCCTGTTTTCTTGA
- the cca gene encoding CCA tRNA nucleotidyltransferase encodes MSYPECLEKVVKQIEPSPEERKKISQLADKVRVLVQQSIGEIIGDETVKAEYHGSYRHDTWLRGKADLDLFVLFPKRYALEEMSQLVKKVAHSVAGDLNAYVEERYASHPYYTLVLPDGQEVELVPAYRVSSSQEVTTPVDRTQLHTEYLERVLSEKPHLKAEIRLFKKLLMNLDIYGAEQSVHGFSGYLAEILVTYFGGLENLLLAAANWRPGKIFIPPSPEARKLFQGQPIVVIDPVDHKRNAAASVSQEALSKLILIGKLFSENKDIMCCLLDPPNLRVTFEELVSVLNSHDVLVAMATKYPKLPEDALLAKLQRIARKSSSAMESYGFRVLRTHVTKINGSPAILFFFENMVQSPIYLHMGPPVWHPNSVEFVKKWASRHIAPIIIEGRVAVLRKRIPLDPRDYLLKALKSYPGFSWEINKLRDIVSYLPQEYYVEVYRWVTGVENWTMCIQ; translated from the coding sequence ATGAGCTATCCTGAATGTCTAGAAAAAGTTGTTAAACAGATAGAGCCCTCCCCAGAGGAAAGGAAAAAGATAAGTCAATTGGCAGACAAAGTAAGGGTACTTGTACAGCAAAGTATTGGAGAAATAATTGGAGATGAAACAGTAAAGGCCGAGTATCATGGTTCTTATCGGCACGATACATGGCTTAGAGGCAAGGCAGACCTAGACCTCTTCGTCCTCTTTCCCAAAAGATACGCCCTCGAGGAAATGAGCCAGCTAGTAAAGAAGGTTGCCCACAGCGTTGCCGGAGATCTGAACGCGTACGTAGAGGAACGCTACGCATCGCATCCCTACTATACACTTGTACTACCAGATGGACAAGAGGTAGAACTGGTCCCAGCCTATAGGGTTTCCTCCTCTCAAGAAGTCACAACACCTGTCGATAGAACCCAGCTACACACAGAGTACCTAGAGAGGGTTTTGTCAGAAAAACCGCACCTCAAGGCCGAAATCAGGCTCTTCAAGAAGCTCTTGATGAATCTAGACATCTACGGTGCCGAGCAAAGCGTACACGGGTTCTCGGGGTATCTCGCTGAAATTCTTGTCACATATTTTGGCGGTCTAGAGAATCTCCTCTTAGCAGCGGCGAATTGGAGGCCGGGAAAAATCTTCATTCCTCCATCTCCCGAGGCCAGAAAACTCTTCCAGGGCCAGCCAATAGTTGTAATCGACCCCGTCGACCATAAGCGCAATGCGGCGGCCTCGGTTAGCCAAGAAGCATTATCAAAACTTATTCTGATAGGAAAATTATTCTCAGAAAACAAAGACATTATGTGTTGCCTGCTGGACCCCCCAAACCTTAGAGTTACATTCGAGGAGCTCGTCTCGGTTCTTAACTCCCATGACGTCCTTGTAGCTATGGCGACAAAGTATCCAAAGCTTCCTGAAGACGCACTGCTTGCAAAGCTTCAAAGGATAGCTAGAAAATCCTCAAGTGCAATGGAAAGCTACGGCTTTAGAGTCCTTAGAACACATGTAACAAAGATAAATGGGTCTCCGGCAATATTGTTCTTTTTTGAAAACATGGTGCAGTCTCCTATTTATCTGCACATGGGTCCACCCGTCTGGCACCCGAACAGTGTCGAATTCGTCAAAAAATGGGCTTCAAGACATATCGCTCCAATAATAATCGAAGGAAGAGTAGCAGTATTGAGGAAGAGAATACCACTTGACCCTCGAGACTATTTGCTAAAAGCTCTAAAGAGCTACCCTGGATTCTCATGGGAGATAAATAAACTGAGAGACATTGTTTCGTATCTTCCGCAGGAATACTATGTCGAGGTTTACCGATGGGTTACCGGTGTCGAGAACTGGACAATGTGTATACAATAA
- the thpR gene encoding RNA 2',3'-cyclic phosphodiesterase: protein MTELIRSFIAVKIEAPETVARIGILQQDLQKSGLHAKFVETENFHLTLRFLGEIPLTTLETVKNRLSEVKFHPFRISLKGVGAFPAMSRPRVLWIGVEEGAEDLVSLANQVRGKLASIKLPEPDEDFHPHLTIARLKGPLNAEARKIIDSSKDLLFGTQEIKYFALYQSILTPRGPIYKELMRYELS from the coding sequence ATGACTGAGCTCATCCGTAGCTTTATCGCGGTGAAAATTGAGGCCCCAGAAACCGTGGCACGCATAGGCATTCTCCAACAGGATCTACAAAAATCAGGCCTCCACGCCAAATTTGTGGAAACAGAAAACTTTCATCTCACCTTAAGATTTCTAGGCGAAATACCATTGACAACATTAGAAACAGTGAAAAATAGGCTTTCAGAAGTCAAGTTTCACCCGTTTAGGATTTCCCTGAAAGGCGTAGGCGCTTTTCCGGCAATGTCGAGGCCAAGGGTTCTCTGGATAGGAGTAGAGGAAGGAGCAGAAGATCTAGTATCACTGGCGAATCAAGTTAGAGGAAAACTTGCATCCATAAAGCTCCCAGAACCAGACGAGGATTTTCACCCACATCTTACCATTGCTAGACTCAAGGGACCTCTCAACGCTGAGGCTAGGAAAATAATTGACTCCTCTAAAGATTTATTATTCGGGACCCAAGAAATAAAGTATTTTGCGCTATATCAGAGTATCTTGACGCCTAGGGGTCCAATTTACAAGGAGCTAATGAGGTATGAGCTATCCTGA
- a CDS encoding helix-turn-helix transcriptional regulator — protein MAPTTRAFTEEKDIEELEESSVQFQALERRILEILREAGDNGILQREIWKKLDLDSRKGLKILRKLEAQGLLVKEQVTYKGRKTYILRLARKHEEIRLPDFLDNIPCFYCPYLQKCASGEREIYSCPKLQEWLEKDD, from the coding sequence GTGGCACCAACTACAAGAGCCTTCACCGAGGAAAAAGACATTGAAGAGCTAGAAGAAAGCTCGGTTCAATTTCAAGCTCTAGAGCGACGTATACTCGAGATACTGAGGGAAGCCGGAGACAACGGGATACTTCAAAGAGAAATATGGAAAAAACTCGACCTAGACAGTAGAAAGGGTTTAAAGATTCTTAGAAAGCTAGAAGCACAGGGCCTCCTAGTAAAAGAACAAGTGACGTATAAGGGGCGGAAAACCTATATTCTCAGGTTAGCGAGAAAACACGAGGAGATAAGGCTTCCAGATTTCTTGGACAATATACCATGTTTCTACTGTCCATACCTGCAAAAATGTGCATCTGGAGAAAGAGAAATATATTCGTGCCCAAAACTCCAAGAGTGGCTTGAGAAAGATGACTGA
- a CDS encoding ATP/GTP-binding protein, producing the protein MQHLLVFIIGPAGSGKSTFTSSFKDWLLSQNVPVSTINMDPAVESLEYDPDIDIREFVFVRDVLEKYDLGPNGAIIASLDLAVEYLDKVTDQVNELPEGYVLVDTPGQMEIFAYRQSGRYIIKELCPLDRKCSAVFLIDATICMEPYDFLSQIFLSSSVYYRFRVPLLALINKIDLLDQKEREKIAKWVSEKDALENALEGIESVDKDFTRKIARMLSEYMEIVPFIPVSSKLSENFEEVYYYLHQIYRGGEDFEKEELEE; encoded by the coding sequence ATGCAACACTTGCTGGTATTCATAATTGGTCCAGCTGGTTCTGGAAAGAGCACTTTCACATCAAGCTTTAAAGACTGGCTTTTGTCCCAGAACGTTCCTGTATCCACCATAAATATGGATCCGGCCGTAGAATCGCTCGAATATGACCCAGACATAGATATTAGGGAATTTGTATTTGTGCGTGATGTATTGGAAAAATATGATCTTGGCCCGAATGGTGCAATTATAGCTTCACTTGATCTCGCAGTTGAGTATCTAGATAAAGTCACGGACCAGGTCAACGAGCTACCGGAGGGATATGTCCTAGTCGACACACCGGGGCAAATGGAGATATTCGCTTATAGGCAGAGCGGAAGGTACATTATTAAGGAGCTTTGTCCTTTGGATAGGAAGTGCTCAGCAGTATTTTTGATTGATGCAACAATTTGCATGGAGCCCTACGACTTCTTGTCGCAGATCTTTCTCTCGTCTTCGGTTTACTACCGTTTCAGGGTTCCCCTTTTAGCCCTCATTAACAAAATCGACCTCCTGGATCAGAAAGAAAGAGAAAAAATAGCGAAATGGGTCTCCGAGAAAGATGCATTAGAAAATGCCCTGGAAGGCATAGAGTCAGTTGACAAGGATTTCACGAGAAAAATTGCAAGGATGCTGTCTGAATATATGGAAATCGTACCGTTCATACCTGTCTCTTCAAAGCTAAGTGAAAATTTTGAAGAAGTCTATTATTACCTCCATCAAATATATCGTGGCGGCGAGGACTTCGAAAAAGAAGAGCTTGAAGAGTAA
- a CDS encoding orotidine 5'-phosphate decarboxylase / HUMPS family protein: MSRKYKLQIAIDLVDEEPALQISSLVSQACKQGLIPGERIIIEAGTPLIKMLGLRFLPKLKLASGNLPVLADLKTADVGELEASLAYRNGADIASVLARAPLATVKSFLKTSLEYGKQAGVDFIGVPLQELRREIEKTLKVAKETNFPENNLILYLHRGIDEETANINFFQELVSIVKTVRETYPDVQIAIAGGLTPQTMKQVSVLDPDIYVVGRYITQSPSIEKVKEFF, encoded by the coding sequence GTGTCGAGAAAATACAAGCTCCAGATAGCGATCGACTTAGTCGACGAAGAACCAGCCCTGCAAATTTCTTCACTGGTAAGTCAGGCATGCAAGCAAGGCTTGATTCCTGGAGAAAGAATAATTATAGAGGCTGGTACCCCCCTCATAAAAATGCTTGGGCTCAGGTTTCTCCCGAAACTTAAGCTAGCCTCTGGCAACTTACCAGTCCTCGCAGACCTAAAAACAGCGGACGTTGGAGAGCTCGAGGCCTCTCTAGCATACAGGAACGGGGCAGACATAGCATCTGTCCTTGCACGTGCCCCGCTTGCAACTGTAAAGTCTTTTCTTAAAACTAGCCTCGAATACGGCAAACAAGCAGGAGTAGACTTTATCGGTGTGCCTCTACAAGAGCTTAGAAGAGAAATAGAAAAAACTCTAAAGGTAGCAAAGGAGACTAATTTCCCAGAAAATAACCTTATTCTTTACCTACACAGAGGGATCGACGAGGAAACAGCAAACATAAACTTTTTCCAGGAGCTGGTAAGCATAGTGAAGACTGTTAGAGAGACCTACCCGGATGTTCAAATCGCGATTGCAGGCGGATTAACGCCCCAAACCATGAAACAAGTGTCTGTCCTAGATCCAGACATATATGTAGTGGGAAGGTACATTACACAGTCTCCGAGTATTGAAAAAGTTAAGGAGTTCTTCTAA